Genomic window (Pseudovibrio brasiliensis):
GTATATGCAGCTCAACCGCTCCATGACAGATCTGTCCGTTGTGCACGACCGTAACCCGCTCTACGTTCAGCAGAGTGATGGTGGTTTCAGAAACGGCTATGCGCTCCGTCTCCTGAACAAGCACAACAAGGAACAGGCTTTTACTCTGAGCGTTGAAGGCATGCCGACAGGCACAACCCTTGAAGTGGTTGGCATTCATAAGAGTGCTGCGGATCTTACCAAGGACACTCAGATAAGCCTGTCAGTAGATGCAGACACCACGCGCTCTGTTCGCGCGCTTGTGTTCTCACCTGCAGGTGTTGAGCTTCCAAGTTCCAAGCCGATGAGCTTCAAGCTGATCGATAGCGAAACAGGTGAAACCACTGTGGTGAGCGACTTCTTCCGGGCACCGGGTAAATAGAAGTCCTTTGAGGTGAAACTACCTATTTAAACTTGCGTGATGAGGGGTACGCCCCTTATCACTTAAATGGTCATAATGGCGAGACTCTCCCCATAATAAGAGCCGCCAAGAAGGAGCTAGGATATGACAATGGCTGTAGACCACAAGTCTCCGCGCAAACCTCGGCAGATTACTGGCCGTACGGTTCTGTTCAGCCTCATCGCATTCTTTGGTGCAATTGCTGCTATGAATGCCGTAATGATCTATATCGCGATCGATACATTTCCTGGGCTGGAAGTGGATAGCTCCTACAAAGTAAGCCAACGCTACAATAAAGAAATTGCCAAGGCGAAAGCTCAGGCCGCACTCAACTGGAGCGTAGATGCCGTCATTGAACGTAATGGAGACGGCTCCGCACACATTCGGGTGATCGCAAAAGACAAGGCTGGCGCACCAATCACTGGCGAAGCCGTCACCGTAAAATTGCATCGCCCAACAATCACCTCAGCTGATCAGGATCTCGTTTTGTCCGAGCGTTCAGCCGGTGAATATGTCGCCAACGCATCTGGTGTAGGCGCTGGCCATTGGAACGTCATCGTAGAAATCGCAGACCGAAACGATAAGGCTCTGCCGATTTTCCGTTCCAAAAACAAGACTTTCTTCGCTGAGTAAGGCGGTATTGCTATGTCTGCGCCTGAGAGGGATTGGGCTGCATTCGTAACAAATACGGACGACGGCAAGGCTCATATGGACCTTGCTGTCGATGGTATTACGTGTGCTGCATGTATGTACGAAATTGAACGCGGCCTCCAGAAGCTGGATGGCGTTGAAAAAGCACGCGTAAACCTATCATCCCACCGGCTCTCCGTTGACTGGGATGAGGATAAGACAAACCCGTCTCTTATCGTCGATATGCTGCAAAAGCTTGGATACAAGGCATATCCCTTTGATCCGGCACAGGTAAAATCCCGTGGCGATGCTGTTGGTAAAGAGATCCTGCGAGCCCTCGCGGTCTCCGGCTTTGCCGCAATGAACATCATGCTGCTGTCGATCTCTGTCTGGTCCGGTAATGCCTCTGATATCGATCATGAGACCCGTGCTTTCTTCCATTGGATCTCTGCGCTGATCGCACTGCCAACGGTGGTCTACTCCGGACGTATTTTCTTCCGCAGTGCCTATATGGCAATCAAGACCAGCCGCCTGAACATGGACGTGCCGATCACGATCGGAGTGCTGCTCGCAACAGGTCTTTCAGTCTGGCAAACCATTTCAGAAGCTGAGCACGCCTACTTCGATAGCGCCGTGATGCTTCTGTTCTTCCTGTTGGTGGGCCGTTACTGTGATCATTTGATGCGCAGAAAAACGCGTTCTTTTGCAGAAAACCTCGCGACTTTGAAAGCTGAGAGTGCTGCGAAGATCCAGGAAGACGGCAGCACGCTCGACGTACCACTCTCCAAACTGGCCGTTGGTGATCGTGTACTTGTCCGTGCTGGTGAGCGTATCTCCGTAGATGGTCGGATCGCAACAGGCACTTCTGAAGTGGACCAGAGCCTCGTAACAGGTGAAACCCTGCTGCAAGCTGTTGGAGAAGGGGATCTCGTCTACGCAGGTACCATGAACACATATGGTGTTCTGGAGATTGAAGTCACCGCAGCTGCTAAAGGCACATTGCTGGATGAGGTGAACAAGCTTCTCGAAACAGCAATGGAAGGACGTTCCAAGTACGTTCACATCGCTGACCGTGCCTCGCAGCTCTATGCGCCTGTGGTTCATGCTGCCGCTCTCTTGACGCTGATCGGCTGGATCATGCTCGGCATGGCGTGGCAACCAGCGCTGGTCATCGCCATCTCGGTTCTGATTATTACGTGCCCATGTGCGCTCGGCCTTGCGATCCCTGCAGTACAAGTTGTTGCCAGCGGATTGTTCTTTAATGAACGCGTCTTGCTGAATGCTGGTGATGCCATTGAGCGCCTCGCAAGTGTCGACACCATCGTGTTCGACAAGACAGGTACGCTAACCCTTCCGGAAGCATCGCTCTCACAAGAGCATGGGCTCTCAGCAGAGCAGTTGGAGCTGGCAGGTCGTCTGGCACTGTCTTCTTCACATCCGCTGTCCCAGGCCATTGCAAGAGCTACTGGCGCGCAGCAAAGCTTGCCAGATGCGAAGGAGCTTGCGGGTAAGGGCGTTGAGGCACAGATTGACGGCGCGCAGTTAAAGCTCGGCTCTCCCGCATTCTGCGGTGTTTCAGAAGAGCAACATCCGGATGCATCCTTCGTTGCGTTTCAGATGGGAGATGAAACAGCTCATCTTCTCCCTGTCGGCCAGTTTATGCGGGAAGGGGCAGTTGAGACCATTCAGAAGCTGAAAGATGCTGGCTTTGCGATTGAGATCCTCAGCGGTGACCATGCAGGTGCAGTAAAACATGCTGCTGATCTACTCGATGTTGAGAGCTGGAAGGCTGGTCTGAAGCCTCAGGACAAGATTGACCGCATTGAAGAGCTGAAAGCGCAAGGCAAGAAGGTGCTGATGGTCGGCGACGGCCTCAATGATGCGCCATCCCTGGCAGCAGCGAACGTCTCCATCTCACCTGTATCTGCTGTCCATGTCAGTCAGGCCGCAGCAGATGCTGTGTTCCTGGGGGATAGCCTTGCACCAGTCATGAGCGCTCTGAAAATATCCCAGAAAGCGCGCTGGGTGATGAATCAGAATCTTGCCATTTCCGTCATCTATAACCTGATTGCAGTGCCATTCGCGGTGCTAGGTTTTGTCACACCTCTCGTTGCAGCCTTGGCTATGTCGGGTTCTTCGATTATCGTGACGCTAAATGCAGTACGCCTGAGAATGACTGCAGGCACATCATCCCAACCGAGCCAGGAGGCCTAAGCAGCACTATGGAAGTCTTAATCTACCTTATCCCGGTTGCGTTGGTTCTTGGTGGCGCAGGTTTGGTAGCGTTCCTATGGTCTCTGCGTGCAGGGCAATACGATGATATGGAAGGGCCGAAATGGCGCATTCTGGATGATGGTGATCTGCAGGAAAACAGCACACCTGTGGAAGCCGCCAAGCGCAAGGCGTCCTAATCAGTCATCAGCTGTATTTGGCAAAAAGAACAGATCAATGAGAGGCTTGTAAGCGATCCGCTTCAGGCCTCTTTTTATTGGTGGGTGAGGGCAACAAAAAAGGCCGGCGAAAGCGCCGGCCTTTTGATGTTTCTATGCGTTGGCGCTTAGCCGCCAGCAAACTGATAAACAGCCTGACCTTGTGCTGCATCCAGTTCTTCTTCAGCTGGAGCGTCAGTGAATGGCAACTCGAGGGTCTGCCATACATCAACCAGTGCATCGCGCAGATGATCAATCAGGGCGTCGTTATGGACAGGGCCCGGAGTGATGCGCAGACGTTCTGTGCCGCGAGGTACGGTTGGATAGTTAATTGGCTGAATGTAGATGCCATGCTTATCAAGCAGAAGGTCGGTTGCCTGCTTACACAGATCAGGATCAGCCACGAGGACTGGAATGATGTGTGTGTCAGAAGGCATCACAGGCAGGCCTGCTGCTTTCAGCACGTCCTTGGTGCGCTGTGCCTGACGCTGCTGGCCTTCACGCTCAACACCGGATTCTTTCAGGTGCTTGATGGAAGCTGTTGCAGCTGCAGCAAGTCCTGGAGGAATAGCAGTGGTGAAGATAAAGCCCGGAGCATAAGAGCGAACTGCATCAATGATGGTCTGAGAGGCGGTGATGTAACCACCCATCACACCAAATGCTTTCGCCAGTGTACCTTCGATGATGTCGATGCGATCCATCACACCATCACGCTCAGCAATACCTGCACCGCGTGGACCGTACATGCCAACAGCATGCACTTCGTCGATGTAAGTCATCGCATTGTACTTGTCGGCAAGATCACAGATGCGTTCGATCGGTGCGATATCGCCATCCATGGAGTACACGGATTCGAACACGATCAGTTTTGCGCGGTCGTTGCCTGCAGCCTTGAGCAGGTCTTCAAGGTGCTCAAGATCGTTGTGGCGCCATACTTTCTTAGAAGTCCCTGCGCCGCGAACACCCGCAATCATGGAAGCGTGGTTCAGCTGGTCGGACAGGATCAGACAATCAGGCAGCAGTTTTGCAATGGTGGAAATGGATGCTTCGTTGGAGACGAAACCACTCGAAAACACCAGAGCGCCTTCTTTTCCGTGCAGGTCAGCGAGTTCTTCCTCAAGCTGTACCAGAGGGTAGTTCGTGCCCGAGATGTTACGCGTACCGCCTGCGCCTGCTCCCATGCGCTGAACGGTTTCTGTCATGGCATCAATAACTTTAGGGTGTTGACCCATGCCCAGGTAGTCGTTCGAACACCAAATGACGATTTCACGGAGGTTTTGATTTTCTTTACGCCAGAGTGCGTGTGGGTGACGCCCTGCAATGCGCTCGAGATTAGCAAATACGCGGTACCGTTTTTCATCCTTCAAAGAAGCAATCGCCTCATTGAAGATATTTTGGTAGTCCATTTTTTGCCCCTTATATTGCGGCGGTATTATTCGGCGATACTTTAGAGTTAGCCTAAACTTAGCGATAATCCTTATCCCTGTCGAAGGACACATTGACGCGGTCCATGGAATTGCGGATTTATCAAAGGATATTTTCACCTAACGCATATCAACCTATCTATATCGCAGAGACAGTCTTTGACATAGAACTATAATTGGGCAGTCTTGCAATTTGTTATGTTCTCTGCCACACCTTGTAACTAATAACTGAATTTCTGTTCTAATTAAATTGGGTTGCGTCAAGTGACCGGGGCATGACTGCGTGAGTATAGACCTCTCATCCTTATCATTTCTGGTGGTTGAAGATAGTGCGTACATGCGTACGATTCTGCGGACAATGCTCCAGGGGTTTGGTGCCCGTAAGATCGTAGAGGCGGAAGACGGTGCGTCAGGCCTTGAGGCGATGGATCGCGCGAACCCGGATATCCTGATTCTCGACTGGGTTATGCCAATCCTCGATGGCGCGGATATGGTTCGTATGATCCGTACCCAGAACAATCCATACGCCTATATCCCAATCATTATGGTGACCGCACACACAGAGCGCAGCCGTATTATTGAAGCCAGAAAACTGGGTATACATGAGCTGCTCTGCAAGCCGATCTCGGCAAAAGCACTCTACCAGCGCATTGCTTCAATCATCTTGCAGCCAAGAGACTTTGTGAAAACAGCTGGTTACTTCGGTCCAGCTCCGCGTGAAATCCGCGGGCACAAGAAAAACTGGGATGGAAACAAGGTTCTGACGGACGCAAACTCTGCAATGGTCTGATCAGCTTTTCTAATAATCTATGAAATTGAAGTGCCTCCTCGGAGGCGTCAGCCTGCCTCCAAGGTGGGTAGCCTGTTATGCGATCCATATACCCCTGACAGCAACTCCGATATTCGAAGAGGGATAGGTGGGCGTTTAGGCTTGATGTGCAGCGCGTGTAAAGAAATGAACGCGAAGAGCATTAAAGTGAGGAGAGGGCCTCGACTGCCTTTTCCCATTTTTCTGAGGGAAGGCTGGATACCAGTCGAATGAGTTGCGCGAACTCTGCTTCTTCGAGCTGGTAGCGGAGCATCTGTAGCTCTGCCTCTGTAAACTTGCCGGTTGCAGCTGCGGGAACATCCGCTTCGATGACTGCCTGATCCATTTTCACCTCCTGAAACTCCAACAAAATGAAAATCAGTGGACACTTGCACAAGAGCTCGAGCAAGTGCGCTTGGGAGGCATATCCTCTTCCCCGGTTCCGCAAAAACGGATGTTGGAAAACTACCCCAATACGCCCCCAAGACCACAGAAACGTCGCAGGACTGCTGCTATATGTAAACCAACCCCAAGATGAAATTTGTTGGAATTGTGGCACGTTGTATCTGAGACACAGTGCCGTTGAGGCAGTCAGACCATAACTGTGTGTTGTGGAATTTTATTTCCATACGGTGATATTTAAGTGTCCTGCTGAGTTCAAATATTTCGCAGGGTCTTTGGATTATCGATGGATTAGCGTTGATAAGTGCTTGTGCGTATCCGGCAGACTTATGCGGATAGCAGCATTTCCTCACGGCAGAGTTGCAAGCTGTTCCAAAAAACTGTGATTTTTTAGAAACTGATTTCTCGTTTAGGGAAATGCAAAAGCAAGACACAGCGACTTCAGCACGTAAGTTCTAACAATGTAGAGGATGAATGGTGCTGCCGGAGAGATTTGAACTCTCGACCTCTCCCTTACCAAGGGAGTGCTCTACCCCTGAGCTACGGCAGCGCGCCGAATGTATGCATCGCCTTTAGAAGAATGGTGCTGCCGGAGAGATTTGAACTCTCGACCTCTCCCTTACCAAGGGAGTGCTCTACCCCTGAGCTACGGCAGCATCGCATAAATTTGAAGCAGTTAAGCGCCTCTTGAATCTTCCAAACCAGCGTTTTTGCAACGAGGTAAGTGCTCCGTGGGCGCTGCCCTCGGAACGAGGAGGCTTATGTCATAACCTTTTTAAACCTGCAAGAGGTTTTATTGGCAGTTCTGTGGAAACTGAATAACACAGCGAAATGAGAGCATTGCCATGCACTTGTCGTATATTAGGGCACTTGGCTTCAATCCCGTCCTCGTGTACCTGTTGCGCATGACAGATTCAAAGAAAACAGAAGGCGAGGATAAGGCGGTAAAGTCTGCCTCCAAGCCAAAAAACGATCCGAAGGCTGATCGATTGGCTGAAGCCTTGCGCGCAAATCTGCGCCGCAGAAAGCAAGCTGCAAAGCGAAGCACTGACGAAGATTGAGCTTGCTCGCCTTGCACGTTGGGGCGTGAAAAAAGGCGTTAAGCAAAAATCTAGCATTTTTCGCTAAATTAGAAATACATGTAAAACTCGTCAGAAACTGAAGGGTTTTGACGAGGTAAGACGCTGCGGACTTCGTATATCCTGCTAATTGCGAATTATCAGTAGGATCTATTGGGGAAAACCGTTGGGGAAGCAGCAGGGCGAAAGTGACGCCTTGTTTATGCCATAGCGCTGATGTTAGTGGGCACAATCAATTCCTCTTCAAATTTGCGTTTCCCTCTGCGGGCTTTATTGGGGTTATGAAATATGGACAAAATTCGTATTGTTGGTGGTAATCAGCTAAATGGTGTTATTCCGATCTCAGGCGCAAAGAATGCTGCGCTGCCTTTGATGATCGCGTCACTGCTCTGCGAAGATACACTGACACTTGAGAATGTGCCCCGCCTGCGCGATGTCGCGCTGCTCACACAGATTCTTTCCAACCATGGCGTTGATTACTCTGTAGATGGCAAGCGCGCTGGTCAGGACACAATGACTGGCCAGACCATTCACCTGAATGCAAGCAACATTGTTGACACCACGGCTCCTTATGAGCTGGTCTCCAAAATGCGTGCAAGTTTCTGGGTCATTGGCCCATTGCTCGCTCGCATGCATACAGCTCGCGTATCTCTGCCAGGTGGTTGTGCAATTGGTACCCGTCCGGTGGACTTCTTTATTGACGGCCTGAAAGCACTAGGCGCTGATATTGAGATGGACCGCGGTTATGTTCAGGCAGAAGCGAAGGGCGGCTTGAAAGGCGGCCGGGTTGTCTTCCCGAAGATCTCTGTTGGCGCAACCCACACAGTTATGATGGCTGCGACACTGGCAAAAGGGGAGAGCGTGATCGAAAACGCGGCTCAGGAACCTGAAGTCACAGATCTCGCAAACTGTCTGATCGGTATGGGCGCTAAAATCGAAGGTGCTGGTACAGACACCATTCATATTCAGGGCGTTGATAGTCTCGGCGCGCATCGTCATCCGGTAATTCCTGACCGCATTGAAACCGGCACCTATGCAATGGCTGTTGCCATGACCGGCGGTGAAGTCACCCTTGAAGGAGCGCGCGGCGATCTTCTCGAAGGTGCATTGGATGTCCTTCGTCAGACTGGAACAGAAATCACTGAAACCAATATGGGGCTCAAAATTAAGCGCAACGGCGCCGGTATCAGCCCGGTAGACGTTTCCACTGAGCCGTTCCCGGGTTTCCCAACAGATCTGCAGGCGCAGTTCATGGCGCTGATGACACGCTCCAAAGGCGTGAGTAAGATCACCGAGAACATCTTCGAAAACCGCTTCATGCACGTTCAGGAACTGGCACGCCTTGGTGCCAAGATCACACTGGACGGGCAGGTGGCTTCTGTTGAGGGGGTTGAAACCCTGCGCGGTGCTCAGGTGATGGCGACCGATTTGCGCGCATCCGTTTCTCTCGTGATTGCAGGCCTTGCTGCTGAAGGTGAGACCACGGTCAGCCGTGTCTATCACCTTGATCGTGGCTTTGAGCGTCTGGAAGACAAGCTCTCCCGCTGCGGTGCAGTCATTGAGCGCATCTCTGCTTAATAACCAGAGCGCAAAAGATGTAAACCCGGTCTGTTTCAGGCCGGGTTTTTTCATGGAGAATTTCTCAAAGAAGTTGGACTGTACCTTCAAGCTTGAAATCTGCTGCGTTCATTCATAGATGTTTTTCTGTAAATTGTTGTAATAGTAAGGATGTCTCGCGCTTATGTACGGTGCGCGAGCCTAGGAAATTCTGCAAGGGATCGATATGGAACAGGTAAAACCGATGAAGCTGATGGCACTGGATCAGGAAGACTTGAAAGTCATCTCTTCCATGGTGCAGGACAGTGTTCTGAAACTCGCGGATATCAAGTACTTACCTGGCGAGCGTCGTC
Coding sequences:
- the ccoS gene encoding cbb3-type cytochrome oxidase assembly protein CcoS, which encodes MEVLIYLIPVALVLGGAGLVAFLWSLRAGQYDDMEGPKWRILDDGDLQENSTPVEAAKRKAS
- a CDS encoding cation-translocating P-type ATPase translates to MSAPERDWAAFVTNTDDGKAHMDLAVDGITCAACMYEIERGLQKLDGVEKARVNLSSHRLSVDWDEDKTNPSLIVDMLQKLGYKAYPFDPAQVKSRGDAVGKEILRALAVSGFAAMNIMLLSISVWSGNASDIDHETRAFFHWISALIALPTVVYSGRIFFRSAYMAIKTSRLNMDVPITIGVLLATGLSVWQTISEAEHAYFDSAVMLLFFLLVGRYCDHLMRRKTRSFAENLATLKAESAAKIQEDGSTLDVPLSKLAVGDRVLVRAGERISVDGRIATGTSEVDQSLVTGETLLQAVGEGDLVYAGTMNTYGVLEIEVTAAAKGTLLDEVNKLLETAMEGRSKYVHIADRASQLYAPVVHAAALLTLIGWIMLGMAWQPALVIAISVLIITCPCALGLAIPAVQVVASGLFFNERVLLNAGDAIERLASVDTIVFDKTGTLTLPEASLSQEHGLSAEQLELAGRLALSSSHPLSQAIARATGAQQSLPDAKELAGKGVEAQIDGAQLKLGSPAFCGVSEEQHPDASFVAFQMGDETAHLLPVGQFMREGAVETIQKLKDAGFAIEILSGDHAGAVKHAADLLDVESWKAGLKPQDKIDRIEELKAQGKKVLMVGDGLNDAPSLAAANVSISPVSAVHVSQAAADAVFLGDSLAPVMSALKISQKARWVMNQNLAISVIYNLIAVPFAVLGFVTPLVAALAMSGSSIIVTLNAVRLRMTAGTSSQPSQEA
- the hemA gene encoding 5-aminolevulinate synthase, which produces MDYQNIFNEAIASLKDEKRYRVFANLERIAGRHPHALWRKENQNLREIVIWCSNDYLGMGQHPKVIDAMTETVQRMGAGAGGTRNISGTNYPLVQLEEELADLHGKEGALVFSSGFVSNEASISTIAKLLPDCLILSDQLNHASMIAGVRGAGTSKKVWRHNDLEHLEDLLKAAGNDRAKLIVFESVYSMDGDIAPIERICDLADKYNAMTYIDEVHAVGMYGPRGAGIAERDGVMDRIDIIEGTLAKAFGVMGGYITASQTIIDAVRSYAPGFIFTTAIPPGLAAAATASIKHLKESGVEREGQQRQAQRTKDVLKAAGLPVMPSDTHIIPVLVADPDLCKQATDLLLDKHGIYIQPINYPTVPRGTERLRITPGPVHNDALIDHLRDALVDVWQTLELPFTDAPAEEELDAAQGQAVYQFAGG
- the murA gene encoding UDP-N-acetylglucosamine 1-carboxyvinyltransferase, producing MDKIRIVGGNQLNGVIPISGAKNAALPLMIASLLCEDTLTLENVPRLRDVALLTQILSNHGVDYSVDGKRAGQDTMTGQTIHLNASNIVDTTAPYELVSKMRASFWVIGPLLARMHTARVSLPGGCAIGTRPVDFFIDGLKALGADIEMDRGYVQAEAKGGLKGGRVVFPKISVGATHTVMMAATLAKGESVIENAAQEPEVTDLANCLIGMGAKIEGAGTDTIHIQGVDSLGAHRHPVIPDRIETGTYAMAVAMTGGEVTLEGARGDLLEGALDVLRQTGTEITETNMGLKIKRNGAGISPVDVSTEPFPGFPTDLQAQFMALMTRSKGVSKITENIFENRFMHVQELARLGAKITLDGQVASVEGVETLRGAQVMATDLRASVSLVIAGLAAEGETTVSRVYHLDRGFERLEDKLSRCGAVIERISA
- a CDS encoding FixH family protein, with the translated sequence MTMAVDHKSPRKPRQITGRTVLFSLIAFFGAIAAMNAVMIYIAIDTFPGLEVDSSYKVSQRYNKEIAKAKAQAALNWSVDAVIERNGDGSAHIRVIAKDKAGAPITGEAVTVKLHRPTITSADQDLVLSERSAGEYVANASGVGAGHWNVIVEIADRNDKALPIFRSKNKTFFAE
- a CDS encoding response regulator: MRTILRTMLQGFGARKIVEAEDGASGLEAMDRANPDILILDWVMPILDGADMVRMIRTQNNPYAYIPIIMVTAHTERSRIIEARKLGIHELLCKPISAKALYQRIASIILQPRDFVKTAGYFGPAPREIRGHKKNWDGNKVLTDANSAMV